A genomic window from Candidatus Methylacidiphilum fumarolicum includes:
- a CDS encoding IS1634 family transposase, which translates to MYLQEVRTRQKGKIYRSYIVRESYRVGKQVKTRRIANVTRLPEEAREVLAAALQKKRLVPVEGLEAQEALDYGGLAVLEEAWHRFGLEEVFASVGSERKRRLLKAMIFGRILFPSSKLALRKEARGTLLAKACGLEEKDLDEDELYRAMDELNGCWSGIEKKLYQGSQPQGASLVLYDLSSVYFEGEGPEGLAQYGYSRDHRQDRRQVLLAVATDGRGIPFHVEVLRGNRADRTTLTGLLVTLRRRFGIQEATFVFDGGMRSWWNLEILTGMELEYVTRSTRAKLQEILSRLPEDRQLWLMDRTRVLEIEQEGVRYVIAGGEWRAQRDRERRQSRIAQAEEVLRQITKAVRRQVNPVNLGSRVGRALQKLKAHKYFQYGVDAGGRFWWKLDQERVKEEEATDGWYLLETNLPATKASGQAVLTHYKQLAVVEAAFSELKSYLEVRPVYHWRPDRVRNHVMICFLAFWISARLGAEWVAKGFTEEVPKVLRRLQTIRLVNLSLKGQPLIGLFSQIPSELNALLQKIDLLSLFASPPKWAM; encoded by the coding sequence ATGTACTTGCAGGAGGTCCGCACCCGCCAAAAAGGGAAGATCTATCGATCCTATATTGTCCGAGAGTCCTACCGGGTGGGGAAGCAGGTGAAGACCCGCCGGATCGCCAACGTGACCCGATTGCCGGAAGAAGCTCGAGAAGTGCTAGCGGCGGCCTTGCAAAAGAAGCGTCTTGTGCCTGTAGAGGGGCTCGAAGCCCAGGAGGCACTTGATTACGGAGGATTGGCCGTTCTTGAGGAGGCTTGGCATCGCTTTGGCCTTGAGGAAGTCTTTGCTAGTGTTGGCTCGGAGCGGAAACGAAGGCTTTTGAAGGCGATGATTTTTGGCCGGATTCTCTTTCCTTCCTCGAAGCTGGCCCTTCGGAAGGAAGCGCGGGGGACTCTTCTGGCCAAGGCTTGTGGGCTTGAGGAGAAGGATCTGGATGAGGACGAGCTCTACCGGGCGATGGATGAGTTGAACGGCTGTTGGAGTGGGATTGAGAAGAAGCTTTACCAAGGGAGTCAGCCGCAGGGGGCGAGCCTGGTGCTCTATGATCTTTCGAGTGTTTACTTCGAAGGGGAGGGCCCTGAGGGACTGGCGCAATATGGCTATAGTCGGGATCACCGGCAGGATCGGCGACAAGTTCTTCTGGCGGTAGCTACGGATGGTCGGGGGATTCCGTTCCATGTGGAAGTGCTGAGAGGGAATCGGGCGGACCGCACGACCTTGACGGGGCTCTTGGTCACGCTCAGACGGAGGTTTGGGATCCAAGAGGCGACCTTCGTCTTCGACGGGGGGATGAGGAGTTGGTGGAACTTGGAGATCCTGACTGGCATGGAGCTTGAGTACGTGACCCGGTCGACTCGGGCCAAGCTTCAGGAGATTCTCAGTCGTCTGCCTGAAGACCGGCAGCTTTGGCTAATGGACCGGACGCGGGTACTGGAGATTGAACAGGAGGGGGTGCGCTATGTCATTGCGGGAGGAGAGTGGCGGGCTCAGCGGGATCGCGAACGGCGGCAAAGCCGCATTGCCCAAGCAGAAGAGGTGCTCCGCCAGATCACGAAGGCGGTACGCCGGCAGGTGAATCCCGTGAATCTCGGCAGCCGGGTTGGCCGAGCGCTGCAGAAGCTCAAAGCGCACAAATACTTCCAGTACGGCGTCGACGCAGGCGGCCGGTTCTGGTGGAAACTGGATCAGGAGCGGGTCAAGGAAGAAGAGGCGACTGACGGCTGGTATCTCTTGGAGACCAATCTCCCGGCGACCAAGGCTTCGGGCCAGGCGGTGCTCACCCACTATAAGCAGCTAGCTGTGGTCGAAGCCGCTTTCTCGGAGCTCAAGAGTTACCTGGAAGTCCGTCCCGTCTATCACTGGCGACCGGACCGAGTCCGCAACCATGTAATGATCTGCTTCCTTGCCTTCTGGATAAGTGCGCGGCTCGGAGCCGAATGGGTGGCCAAGGGCTTTACCGAAGAGGTGCCCAAGGTGCTTCGGCGTCTTCAGACGATCCGCTTGGTCAACCTCTCTCTAAAAGGACAACCGCTGATTGGGCTCTTCTCTCAGATTCCCTCCGAGTTGAATGCCTTGCTTCAAAAGATCGATCTACTTTCCCTCTTCGCTTCTCCGCCCAAGTGGGCAATGTAG